The following are from one region of the Ruficoccus sp. ZRK36 genome:
- a CDS encoding NADH-quinone oxidoreductase subunit M encodes MTDFNSLLLILAIVIPLAAAVLLLFTQKSCDCMAKLIAGIGFLAPTAIALWLWGNFGDAAHNAAGYAYLSQFDLGMKETLGISLYLGLNGISAPLFLLSGIVGLAAGWHAINSKAERLPQYLLLLLVMQGGLMGVFASVDIFFFYFFHELALIPTFIMIGIWGGAGRRSAAMEMTIYLTLGAMLSLLGLIYIYKATDWTGFDLIALREYVAANDISDVIQHNIFGLLLFGFGILVSLFPFHSWAPRGYAAAPTANAMLHAGVLKKFGLYGLVQIAVPLMPVGALEWNPLLIWLALGNILFIGLVTIAQRDLKLMVGYSSVMHMGYIFLGIATLSVAGVGGAVILMFAHGLSVALMFLLSTAVYQRTGTYDMRDMGGLGMKTPILAGFFVAATMASVGLPGFANFWGEFTIFMALWQSHAWAVAPAVIGIIISAIYGLRASAAIFMGPQSEAFKAASAGKTITDITRAERIPAIILILGLVLVGFWPRSISNSIDNQLMDDAVYQPRVLSTAHTPAAPATTAAGHEHEEPAS; translated from the coding sequence ATGACGGACTTTAATTCCTTGCTGCTAATCCTCGCCATCGTGATTCCGCTGGCGGCTGCGGTGCTTCTGCTTTTTACGCAGAAGAGCTGTGACTGCATGGCGAAGCTCATCGCCGGGATCGGTTTTCTGGCCCCGACCGCCATCGCGCTATGGCTCTGGGGTAACTTTGGTGACGCCGCCCATAACGCCGCCGGCTACGCCTACCTGAGCCAGTTTGACCTCGGGATGAAGGAAACGCTCGGCATCAGCCTCTATCTGGGGCTGAACGGCATCTCCGCGCCGCTGTTTCTGCTCTCCGGGATCGTCGGCCTGGCCGCCGGTTGGCACGCCATCAACTCGAAGGCCGAGCGCCTGCCGCAGTACCTGCTGCTCCTGCTCGTCATGCAGGGTGGTCTGATGGGCGTCTTTGCCTCGGTGGACATCTTCTTCTTCTACTTCTTCCACGAACTCGCTCTCATCCCGACCTTTATCATGATCGGCATCTGGGGCGGGGCAGGGCGCCGCTCGGCCGCGATGGAGATGACGATCTACCTGACGCTGGGGGCAATGCTCTCGCTGCTCGGCCTGATCTACATCTACAAGGCCACCGACTGGACCGGCTTTGACCTGATCGCCCTGCGCGAATACGTCGCCGCCAATGACATCTCCGACGTCATCCAGCACAACATCTTCGGCCTGCTGCTGTTCGGCTTCGGGATTCTGGTTTCGCTCTTTCCGTTCCACTCGTGGGCGCCACGCGGTTATGCCGCCGCCCCGACCGCGAACGCCATGCTGCACGCCGGGGTGCTGAAAAAGTTCGGCCTCTACGGTCTGGTGCAGATCGCTGTGCCGCTGATGCCGGTGGGCGCGCTGGAGTGGAATCCGCTGCTGATCTGGCTGGCGCTGGGTAACATCCTGTTCATCGGGCTGGTAACCATCGCCCAGCGCGACCTCAAGCTCATGGTCGGGTACAGCTCGGTCATGCACATGGGCTACATCTTCCTCGGTATCGCCACTCTGTCCGTGGCAGGTGTCGGTGGTGCGGTCATCCTGATGTTTGCGCACGGTCTGTCCGTGGCGCTGATGTTCCTGCTGTCCACCGCCGTTTACCAGCGTACCGGTACCTACGATATGCGCGATATGGGCGGCCTCGGGATGAAGACCCCGATTCTGGCCGGATTCTTTGTGGCTGCGACGATGGCGAGCGTTGGCCTGCCGGGCTTCGCCAACTTCTGGGGCGAGTTCACGATCTTCATGGCCCTTTGGCAAAGCCACGCCTGGGCCGTTGCTCCGGCAGTGATCGGGATCATTATTTCTGCCATCTACGGGCTGCGCGCCTCGGCTGCGATCTTTATGGGACCGCAATCGGAGGCCTTCAAGGCAGCCTCTGCGGGTAAGACCATTACCGACATCACGCGGGCCGAGCGTATCCCCGCGATCATCCTTATCCTCGGGCTGGTGCTGGTCGGCTTCTGGCCGCGCTCCATCTCCAACTCGATCGACAACCAACTGATGGACGACGCCGTCTATCAGCCCCGCGTCCTTTCCACGGCCCACACTCCGGCGGCTCCTGCTACGACTGCCGCTGGCCATGAACACGAAGAGCCGGCATCATGA
- a CDS encoding NADH-quinone oxidoreductase subunit N — translation MNKELLTQLSEQFVSTNQWCVLWPEIAMALLAVLVLLIDLFATRLRDRAVPFAAIAGQIVIFVILLGQMSGGAGDGQMFFGGMILPTTLSGVMRVFFLLASILVSWLGVIYLRKQTLPRMEFYCLTLMVTAGMMLLGQSSNFVMLFVALETVTIGFYVLVSYGRNSIFSLEGGLKYLVLGGTSTAILLFGIVLLYGVAGDPSLPMHSGDSLNFLALEQFLAANPDNMLAKIGVVMVLCGICFKIGAVPFQIWIPDVYQGAPTPVTAFLAVSSKAAGFIVLINLITGPFGPMQGMIVPLLSAIAVVTILFGNFTALGQRNVKRVMGLSGIAHAGYLLLGVIALAQGVELGAWAVIFYLFTYLFGSFAVFGVMSHVAGPDDENQQIDHYVHLARRNPFLAGVLAVGLGSLAGIPPLAGFIGKVFLFVVAYQADLYLLLAVAIIGVVISIYYYFGWMREAFFQEQSWPEDKEDETPAIKVCLPHKVALAALAIITVLLGVYQGGFGGGF, via the coding sequence ATGAACAAGGAACTTCTGACACAGCTCTCCGAGCAGTTTGTATCGACTAACCAGTGGTGTGTCCTCTGGCCGGAAATCGCCATGGCGCTACTGGCTGTGCTGGTGCTGCTGATTGACCTTTTCGCCACGCGCCTGCGTGACCGCGCGGTGCCCTTCGCGGCCATCGCCGGGCAGATCGTGATCTTTGTCATCCTGCTTGGGCAGATGAGTGGCGGAGCCGGTGACGGGCAGATGTTCTTCGGCGGGATGATCCTGCCGACCACGCTCTCCGGCGTGATGCGGGTGTTTTTCCTGCTGGCCTCCATCCTGGTCTCCTGGCTGGGCGTGATCTATCTGCGCAAGCAGACGCTGCCTCGCATGGAGTTCTATTGCCTGACACTGATGGTGACGGCGGGTATGATGCTGCTGGGACAGAGCTCGAACTTTGTCATGCTCTTCGTCGCTCTGGAAACGGTGACGATTGGCTTCTACGTACTGGTCAGCTACGGGCGTAACAGCATCTTCTCGCTCGAAGGCGGCCTCAAGTACCTCGTCCTCGGGGGTACGAGCACGGCTATTTTGCTGTTCGGTATCGTGCTGCTCTACGGGGTGGCCGGTGATCCGAGCCTGCCTATGCACAGTGGCGATTCACTGAATTTCCTCGCACTGGAGCAGTTCCTCGCCGCTAATCCGGACAACATGCTGGCCAAGATTGGCGTGGTCATGGTCCTGTGCGGTATCTGCTTCAAGATAGGTGCTGTTCCTTTCCAGATCTGGATCCCCGACGTCTATCAGGGTGCTCCGACCCCGGTAACGGCTTTCCTCGCCGTTTCCTCGAAGGCCGCTGGTTTCATCGTCCTGATCAACCTGATTACGGGGCCCTTCGGCCCGATGCAGGGCATGATCGTGCCGCTGCTGTCGGCCATCGCCGTCGTGACGATCCTCTTCGGCAACTTTACCGCGCTGGGCCAGCGCAACGTCAAGCGCGTGATGGGCCTGTCCGGGATCGCGCATGCTGGCTACCTGCTGCTGGGCGTGATCGCTCTGGCGCAGGGCGTCGAGCTGGGCGCTTGGGCCGTGATCTTCTACCTTTTCACCTACCTGTTCGGTTCGTTCGCGGTCTTCGGCGTGATGTCTCACGTTGCCGGGCCTGATGACGAAAATCAGCAGATCGACCACTACGTGCATCTCGCCCGCCGTAATCCCTTCCTCGCAGGCGTACTGGCCGTGGGGCTGGGCTCGCTGGCCGGGATTCCGCCGCTGGCCGGTTTCATCGGGAAGGTTTTCCTCTTTGTGGTGGCCTACCAGGCCGACCTCTACCTGCTGCTGGCCGTGGCCATCATCGGGGTGGTCATCTCGATCTACTACTACTTCGGATGGATGCGTGAAGCGTTCTTCCAGGAGCAGAGCTGGCCCGAGGACAAGGAAGACGAAACGCCCGCGATCAAGGTTTGCCTTCCGCACAAGGTGGCGCTGGCCGCACTGGCCATCATCACCGTGCTGCTTGGCGTCTATCAGGGTGGCTTTGGCGGCGGCTTCTAG
- the hisH gene encoding imidazole glycerol phosphate synthase subunit HisH codes for MSEEGPIVTVIDPEMGNLRSVCRAWEHAGARIRLAATPDGVEESAAIIFPGQGAIPHCMARLEQTGWAQTLRDWIAQDRPFFGICLGMQTLFEHSEEGDTKGLGIFPGRVKRFVLGPEYKIPHMGWNAVSFCGENPPLVDGIDRARDQFYFVHSYHVITDERDLVWGETVYGYPFTSAIAHGKCFATQFHPEKSQAKGLQIYTNFVKSL; via the coding sequence ATGAGCGAAGAAGGACCGATTGTTACCGTTATTGACCCGGAAATGGGTAATCTGCGCAGCGTTTGCCGCGCGTGGGAGCATGCCGGTGCACGTATCCGGCTGGCGGCGACACCCGATGGGGTAGAGGAGTCCGCAGCGATTATTTTTCCCGGTCAGGGGGCGATCCCGCACTGTATGGCCCGCCTGGAGCAGACCGGCTGGGCGCAGACCCTGCGCGACTGGATTGCCCAGGACAGGCCCTTTTTCGGCATTTGCCTCGGCATGCAGACCCTTTTTGAGCACTCCGAGGAGGGCGACACCAAGGGGCTGGGCATCTTTCCCGGCCGCGTAAAGCGTTTTGTCCTCGGGCCGGAGTACAAGATCCCGCACATGGGCTGGAATGCCGTGAGCTTCTGCGGTGAGAACCCGCCGCTGGTGGACGGTATCGACCGCGCGCGCGACCAGTTTTACTTTGTCCACAGCTATCATGTGATCACCGATGAGCGTGATCTGGTCTGGGGCGAAACCGTGTACGGATACCCCTTTACCAGTGCCATTGCGCACGGAAAGTGCTTCGCTACGCAATTTCACCCGGAAAAAAGTCAGGCCAAAGGCTTGCAAATTTATACGAACTTCGTGAAATCCCTCTAA
- a CDS encoding citrate synthase, whose amino-acid sequence MEDSATIRIANENYTFPLMEGSEGEKAIDTRTLRSKSGYITYDEGYGNTGSCESAITFIDGEKGILRYRGYPIEQLAESSTFIEAAYLIIYGELPQRKQMTEFSGRVLRNARIDVGMHRIFEGFPHSSHPMAMLSAMLNSLGCYYPEMATNNRERDLEYFDEAASLLLSKVRTLSAMTYRMKNGLPFVYPKHSMGYCQNFLHMLFSEPYHDYVPHDDVVKALDLILLLHADHEQNCSTSTVRMVASGGANLFASVSAGVCALWGPLHGGANMAVVSMLQKIHDAGDDGSRFIEAAKRGEARLMGFGHRVYKNYDPRARILGKTCEKVLAALKQNNPLLDIARRLEEKALSDPYFVDRKLYPNVDFYSGIILAAIGLPLDMFTVIFSIGRMPGWIANWKEIAEGGGRIHRPRQIYVGKNQRDYVLMKDRAKNLAPAEGPQITE is encoded by the coding sequence ATGGAAGACTCCGCCACTATTCGAATCGCTAATGAAAATTATACCTTCCCCCTCATGGAGGGCAGCGAAGGCGAAAAAGCGATCGACACTCGCACCCTGCGCTCGAAGAGCGGTTACATCACCTACGATGAGGGCTACGGCAACACCGGTTCGTGCGAAAGCGCGATCACATTTATCGACGGCGAAAAGGGCATCCTTCGCTATCGTGGTTACCCGATCGAGCAGCTTGCCGAAAGCTCCACCTTCATCGAGGCCGCATATCTGATTATTTACGGCGAGCTGCCCCAGCGTAAGCAGATGACCGAGTTCTCCGGTCGCGTCCTGCGCAATGCCCGTATCGACGTGGGCATGCACCGCATCTTTGAAGGCTTCCCGCACAGCTCCCACCCGATGGCCATGCTCTCGGCCATGCTGAACTCCCTGGGCTGCTACTATCCGGAGATGGCCACGAACAACCGTGAGCGCGACCTGGAGTACTTTGATGAGGCGGCCTCGCTGCTGCTCTCAAAGGTCCGCACCCTCTCGGCCATGACCTACCGCATGAAGAACGGCCTGCCCTTCGTCTACCCGAAGCACAGCATGGGCTACTGCCAGAACTTCCTGCACATGCTTTTCTCCGAGCCCTACCATGACTACGTCCCGCACGACGATGTGGTCAAGGCGCTCGACCTGATCCTGCTCCTCCACGCCGATCACGAGCAGAACTGTAGCACCTCGACCGTTCGCATGGTCGCCAGTGGTGGTGCCAACCTCTTTGCCTCGGTCTCGGCGGGAGTCTGTGCCCTGTGGGGTCCGCTCCATGGCGGTGCCAACATGGCCGTGGTCAGCATGCTTCAGAAGATCCACGACGCCGGGGACGACGGCAGCCGCTTCATCGAGGCCGCCAAGCGCGGCGAGGCCCGCCTGATGGGCTTTGGTCACCGTGTCTACAAGAACTACGACCCGCGCGCCCGCATCCTCGGTAAGACCTGTGAAAAGGTGCTCGCTGCCCTCAAGCAGAACAACCCGCTGCTGGACATCGCCCGCCGCCTCGAAGAGAAGGCCCTGAGCGACCCGTACTTTGTCGACCGCAAGCTGTACCCGAACGTCGACTTCTACAGCGGCATCATCCTCGCCGCTATCGGCCTGCCGCTCGACATGTTCACGGTCATCTTCTCCATCGGTCGTATGCCTGGCTGGATCGCCAACTGGAAGGAAATCGCCGAAGGGGGTGGCCGTATCCACCGTCCGCGTCAGATCTACGTCGGTAAGAACCAGCGCGACTACGTCCTGATGAAGGACCGCGCCAAGAATCTGGCCCCGGCTGAAGGCCCGCAGATCACCGAGTAA
- a CDS encoding VC0807 family protein, with the protein MNNSRQESTPKPSSEPRENLWLNLAFNLAAPILFLTKGDKWFSFLTESQVLIVALLFPIGYFLYDLKKRKKVNGLSILGFISVLLTGGIGLLKLSPLVFAIKETLLPLIIGVAVVSSLKTRKPVIKMFLLNPSIMDTQKLESHLDSPEKKSAFERVLVRCTWIFASSFLVSAAVNFTVTRMVVKTDPNIDQAAFNAELGTQTWITWVVMTVLTLPLMIAAMWVLFKNIRELTGLTMDDLVVDAKKDAKAPPSSDE; encoded by the coding sequence ATGAACAACAGCCGCCAAGAGTCTACACCAAAGCCAAGCTCCGAACCCCGGGAAAACCTCTGGCTGAACCTCGCCTTTAACCTGGCCGCCCCGATCCTCTTCCTGACCAAGGGCGACAAATGGTTCTCATTCCTCACGGAGAGTCAGGTCCTGATCGTCGCCCTACTCTTTCCGATCGGCTACTTTCTCTACGACCTGAAGAAGCGTAAAAAGGTCAACGGCCTGTCCATCCTCGGCTTTATCAGCGTGCTGCTGACCGGTGGCATCGGCCTGCTCAAGCTCAGCCCGCTGGTCTTCGCGATCAAGGAGACCCTGCTCCCGCTCATCATCGGGGTGGCCGTCGTCTCCTCCCTCAAGACCCGGAAGCCCGTCATCAAGATGTTTCTGCTCAACCCCTCGATCATGGACACGCAGAAGCTGGAGTCGCACCTTGACAGCCCGGAGAAGAAGAGCGCCTTTGAGCGCGTGCTGGTGCGCTGCACCTGGATCTTTGCCTCGTCGTTTCTGGTCAGCGCGGCGGTCAACTTCACCGTCACGCGTATGGTCGTCAAAACCGACCCCAATATCGATCAGGCCGCCTTTAACGCCGAGCTGGGGACGCAGACCTGGATCACCTGGGTCGTCATGACGGTCCTCACCCTCCCCCTCATGATCGCTGCCATGTGGGTCCTCTTTAAGAACATCCGCGAGCTGACCGGCCTGACGATGGACGATCTGGTCGTTGACGCGAAAAAGGACGCCAAGGCCCCGCCCTCCTCCGACGAATAA
- a CDS encoding phosphopantothenoylcysteine decarboxylase → MNASPIRCLITAGPTREFFDPVRYISNPSSGKMGYALAAAARAAGWQVELISGPVALRPPEGVEVIPVITGREMLAAVKGRFPACDILIKVAAVCDMRPKHYSHNKVKKDAITLTVEFEPVEDILKTVAATKRPDQVVVGFAAETQDVEAYARRKLEEKNLDWIVANQVGGPESAFESDRNAVQLIGSGGEALDFGPGSKTDVAHQLIGYLKAFHFAP, encoded by the coding sequence ATGAACGCAAGCCCTATCCGCTGTCTGATCACCGCTGGCCCGACCCGGGAGTTTTTCGATCCCGTGCGCTACATCAGTAATCCCTCCAGCGGTAAGATGGGCTACGCGCTGGCCGCTGCCGCGCGTGCGGCAGGCTGGCAGGTGGAGCTGATCAGCGGGCCGGTCGCGCTGCGCCCCCCGGAGGGAGTGGAGGTCATCCCCGTCATTACTGGTCGCGAAATGCTTGCCGCCGTAAAGGGGCGCTTCCCCGCCTGCGACATCCTGATCAAGGTGGCGGCGGTCTGCGATATGCGCCCGAAGCATTACTCGCACAACAAGGTGAAAAAAGACGCCATCACCCTGACGGTAGAGTTTGAGCCGGTGGAGGATATTTTAAAAACCGTGGCGGCTACGAAACGGCCGGATCAGGTCGTGGTCGGATTCGCGGCTGAGACGCAGGACGTGGAGGCCTACGCCCGCCGCAAGCTGGAGGAGAAGAACCTCGACTGGATCGTGGCCAATCAAGTCGGTGGCCCCGAGAGTGCCTTTGAGTCCGACCGCAATGCCGTGCAGCTGATCGGCAGCGGGGGCGAGGCGCTGGACTTCGGCCCCGGTTCGAAAACCGATGTCGCCCACCAGTTGATCGGCTACCTCAAAGCTTTTCACTTCGCCCCGTAA
- a CDS encoding ATP-binding protein — translation MPDKSTHLDRILGRIDALDSDNLATLVRRLVRERTLLETVFNTIQEGILVVDKEGRVEYANAAAGNLIGLKEKDLGQVVLWKVMPDLGQILDLDSEVSPAMMPASSRELEITYPEPRFVRLYVVPFETEEDEETRQLRYAIIISDITEEKTSTEERIANERISSIFDLAAGVAHELGNPLNSINIHLQLMRRQLARVRSEPATDKIKSSLEACTNEVQRLDGIITHFLQAIRPQPPDLREVDLLQILEEVLTLQGPELQNLNVSVAVEVRDDLPPVMGDPEQIKQVFFNITKNAMEAMDVGGDLTITAHSDDDFVTLVFADTGVGISQQDLPRVFQPYYTSKSTGHGLGMMVVQRIMRDHGGQIGIDSKPGTGTVISLRFPQRHRRMRMLESR, via the coding sequence ATGCCCGACAAAAGCACGCACCTGGACCGCATTCTGGGCCGTATCGATGCCCTCGACTCGGATAACCTGGCCACGCTCGTGAGGCGTCTTGTCCGTGAGCGCACGCTGCTGGAGACGGTTTTTAACACCATTCAGGAGGGCATCCTCGTGGTGGATAAGGAGGGGCGCGTCGAGTACGCCAACGCAGCCGCCGGGAACCTGATCGGCCTGAAGGAGAAAGACCTCGGCCAGGTCGTGCTCTGGAAGGTCATGCCGGATCTGGGGCAGATACTGGACCTCGACAGTGAGGTCAGCCCGGCGATGATGCCCGCCTCTTCACGCGAACTGGAGATCACCTACCCGGAGCCGCGATTCGTCCGGCTGTACGTTGTGCCCTTCGAGACCGAGGAGGACGAGGAGACGCGCCAGCTGCGCTACGCGATCATCATCTCCGACATCACCGAGGAGAAAACCTCGACCGAGGAGCGCATTGCCAACGAGCGCATCTCGTCGATCTTCGACCTCGCCGCCGGGGTGGCCCACGAGCTGGGGAACCCCCTCAACTCGATCAACATTCACCTCCAGCTCATGCGCCGCCAGCTCGCGCGCGTACGCAGCGAACCGGCTACGGACAAGATCAAGTCCTCACTGGAGGCCTGTACGAATGAGGTGCAGCGGCTGGACGGGATCATTACGCACTTTCTCCAGGCGATCCGGCCCCAGCCACCGGATTTGCGCGAGGTGGACCTGCTGCAGATTCTGGAGGAGGTCCTTACGCTGCAGGGGCCCGAGTTGCAGAACCTCAACGTCAGCGTCGCTGTCGAGGTCCGCGATGACCTGCCCCCCGTGATGGGCGACCCCGAGCAGATCAAACAGGTGTTTTTCAACATCACGAAAAACGCCATGGAGGCGATGGATGTCGGCGGCGACCTCACCATCACCGCGCACAGTGACGATGATTTCGTGACGCTCGTCTTTGCCGATACCGGAGTGGGCATCTCCCAGCAGGACCTGCCGCGTGTCTTCCAGCCCTACTACACGAGCAAGTCCACCGGCCACGGTCTGGGGATGATGGTCGTCCAGCGCATCATGCGCGACCATGGTGGCCAGATCGGGATCGACAGTAAGCCCGGCACCGGCACCGTGATCAGCCTGCGCTTCCCGCAGCGTCACCGCCGCATGCGTATGCTGGAGAGCCGGTAA
- a CDS encoding sigma-54 dependent transcriptional regulator, which translates to MPESILIVDDEKHTREGLAAALEDDYDVYQARDADEAFRLLDEEPFDVVLTDLRMAGKSGLKVIDHALQLPQRPVCIMMTAYGNVQTAVEAMKHGAFDFLTKPLNLEKLEILIKRAIQSRKLESENKELHQRLDRKFSFEGIVGNSAALNRVLDQVRQVAPSRATVMLTGETGTGKELVAQMVHQNSDRSRGPFVPVHCAAIPANLLESELFGHEKGAFTGAAERRIGRFEAADGGTLFLDEIGEIDAPTQVKLLRFLETRSFERLGSLKAIQVDVRLVCATNRDLKELVDKGEFREDLYYRLNVVPIRLPALRERPDDIPLLLSHFMTVFSEENATPPVQLTAGALEVLQRYNWPGNIRELRNFCENTVVMKRGGEVTEYDLDARFYQSGEPVRSAPASGAAARTEPALSNPLSKEENEKRLLRNALIEARGNRTRAAELMGISRRTLHRKLAQWPELDVQG; encoded by the coding sequence ATGCCCGAGAGCATCCTGATCGTTGATGACGAGAAGCACACCCGCGAGGGCTTGGCCGCCGCCCTGGAGGACGACTATGATGTCTATCAGGCGCGTGATGCGGACGAGGCCTTCCGGCTGCTCGACGAGGAGCCCTTTGACGTGGTGCTGACGGACCTGCGCATGGCGGGTAAGTCTGGCCTCAAGGTGATCGACCACGCCCTGCAGCTGCCGCAGCGACCGGTCTGTATCATGATGACCGCCTACGGTAATGTGCAGACCGCGGTGGAGGCGATGAAGCACGGGGCCTTCGATTTTCTGACCAAGCCGCTCAACCTCGAAAAGCTTGAAATTCTGATCAAGCGTGCCATCCAGTCGCGCAAGCTCGAAAGCGAGAACAAGGAGCTGCACCAGCGACTGGACCGCAAGTTCAGCTTCGAGGGGATCGTCGGTAATTCGGCTGCGCTGAACCGTGTACTTGACCAGGTGCGGCAGGTTGCCCCTTCGCGGGCCACTGTCATGCTCACGGGTGAAACCGGCACGGGTAAGGAGCTGGTCGCCCAGATGGTTCACCAGAACAGCGACCGCTCACGAGGCCCGTTTGTGCCGGTACACTGCGCGGCCATTCCGGCCAACCTGTTGGAGAGCGAGCTGTTCGGGCACGAGAAGGGAGCCTTTACGGGCGCTGCCGAGCGGCGCATCGGGCGCTTTGAGGCGGCCGATGGCGGGACGCTCTTTCTGGATGAAATCGGTGAGATCGACGCCCCCACGCAGGTCAAGCTCCTGCGCTTCCTGGAGACGCGCTCGTTTGAGCGCTTGGGGAGCCTCAAGGCGATTCAGGTCGATGTGCGCCTGGTCTGCGCCACTAACCGCGACCTCAAGGAACTGGTCGATAAAGGCGAGTTCCGCGAAGACCTTTACTACCGGCTGAATGTCGTCCCCATCCGCCTGCCCGCGCTGCGCGAGCGCCCGGATGACATCCCGCTATTGTTGAGCCACTTCATGACGGTCTTTTCCGAGGAGAATGCCACCCCACCGGTCCAGCTCACCGCAGGGGCGCTGGAGGTGCTCCAGCGTTATAACTGGCCGGGTAACATCCGCGAGCTGCGTAATTTCTGCGAAAACACCGTGGTGATGAAGCGGGGTGGGGAAGTGACCGAGTACGATCTGGATGCCCGTTTCTATCAGTCAGGAGAGCCTGTACGCAGTGCGCCTGCGTCCGGGGCTGCCGCCCGCACGGAGCCTGCCCTGTCCAATCCGCTCTCCAAGGAGGAAAACGAAAAGCGGCTCCTGCGTAATGCCCTGATTGAGGCCCGTGGGAACCGTACCCGCGCCGCCGAGCTGATGGGAATCAGCCGCCGGACGCTTCACCGAAAACTTGCTCAATGGCCGGAACTGGATGTCCAGGGCTGA
- a CDS encoding substrate-binding domain-containing protein, producing MKSTLLSLLAVTTAALTIHAEEIEVVGSDLLSDAVVQPLQDFAETNKLDVNIDLYGSIPAMSQLHNDDAQLAFVARPDGEKFEMSGYKAIPFAYQVAFIVVNSNNPLTELSLPQLGGIFGSGAEQYYGRWGELGVAGNLAARSIQPIVVEVPGSVTREMFKSMALKDGNFKSNMVTVEDFSKDPNAILSDSGAIGVFPFMPKGNNLKAISVSTGEKDSFAYGPSRDNVYYDSYPLRLPFYLVYKTENFEEISKILRFMLSEEMSKSLESNGFMPLPENVRKRAILELDIGS from the coding sequence ATGAAATCTACGTTACTCTCTCTGCTAGCGGTTACCACAGCTGCTTTAACTATCCACGCCGAAGAAATTGAGGTGGTCGGTTCCGACTTGCTCAGCGATGCGGTGGTCCAGCCGTTGCAAGACTTTGCCGAGACCAACAAGCTCGATGTAAACATCGACCTGTATGGCAGTATCCCTGCCATGTCGCAGCTGCACAACGATGATGCGCAACTGGCCTTCGTCGCCCGCCCTGACGGCGAAAAGTTTGAAATGAGCGGTTACAAGGCGATACCGTTCGCCTATCAGGTGGCTTTCATCGTGGTAAACAGCAACAACCCGCTGACGGAGCTGTCCCTGCCGCAGCTGGGGGGCATCTTTGGCAGTGGAGCCGAGCAGTACTATGGCCGCTGGGGTGAGCTGGGGGTTGCCGGTAATCTCGCCGCCCGCTCCATCCAGCCTATTGTTGTCGAGGTCCCGGGCTCGGTGACCCGTGAGATGTTCAAGTCCATGGCCCTGAAGGATGGTAACTTTAAGTCCAACATGGTTACGGTGGAGGATTTCAGTAAGGACCCGAATGCTATCCTCAGTGATAGCGGCGCGATCGGTGTTTTTCCCTTCATGCCCAAAGGTAACAACCTGAAGGCGATTTCGGTTTCCACGGGTGAGAAGGACTCATTCGCTTATGGGCCCAGCCGCGATAACGTCTATTACGACTCTTATCCGCTGCGTTTGCCGTTTTATCTCGTCTATAAAACAGAAAATTTTGAAGAAATTAGCAAAATTCTCCGTTTTATGCTCAGTGAGGAGATGTCTAAGTCGTTGGAATCCAATGGGTTTATGCCTCTTCCAGAAAATGTTCGAAAACGTGCTATTCTGGAACTTGACATTGGCTCCTGA